From a single Pseudoalteromonas nigrifaciens genomic region:
- a CDS encoding S66 family peptidase, which yields MANILYPAPLKVGSKIAVCSLSEGIAAKYHARLESVINGLKQRGYEVIEGAFLRRSEATAELATKAHAEQLMGFLVDDSIDAIMPPFGGELAMEILPQLDFNAIKQAKPKWLVGFSDVSTVACALTAKCQWATLHCANLMQLHPNEKSPYCLQIFETLSYAANSEFTQAPSTHYQKVAPDYAQHPEALFNYTETTQWQCLNYFDQRTIEMSGRLFGGCLDTVGLLLDSPFLDLHEFKKHSAPEGLILYLENSELTPTTVARFLLSLKLAGIFDDINGIIIGRSEITQGKNPEFDYRHALNVALGGCMFPVIIDADIGHIAPNLNLINGATCTLIADINEGRVIKASLNTSLS from the coding sequence ATGGCTAATATACTTTACCCGGCACCTTTAAAAGTAGGTTCTAAAATTGCGGTGTGTTCGCTTTCAGAAGGGATCGCGGCTAAATATCATGCTCGTTTAGAGAGTGTAATAAACGGTTTAAAACAGCGTGGCTATGAAGTAATTGAGGGGGCGTTTTTACGGCGCAGCGAAGCAACAGCAGAATTAGCTACCAAAGCCCATGCAGAGCAGTTAATGGGCTTTTTAGTTGACGATAGTATTGATGCAATTATGCCTCCCTTTGGTGGCGAACTTGCGATGGAAATACTGCCGCAACTTGATTTTAATGCTATTAAACAGGCTAAACCCAAATGGCTTGTGGGGTTTTCAGATGTGAGTACTGTGGCCTGTGCACTCACTGCTAAATGCCAATGGGCAACGCTGCATTGTGCCAATTTAATGCAATTGCACCCAAACGAAAAAAGCCCGTATTGCTTACAAATATTTGAAACCCTAAGTTATGCAGCAAATAGTGAGTTTACACAGGCACCATCAACACATTATCAAAAAGTAGCCCCCGATTATGCACAGCACCCAGAAGCCTTATTTAATTATACCGAGACGACTCAGTGGCAATGCTTAAATTACTTTGATCAGCGTACTATCGAAATGTCGGGGCGTTTATTTGGAGGCTGCCTAGATACCGTGGGTTTATTACTCGATTCACCATTTTTAGACCTGCATGAATTTAAAAAGCACAGCGCGCCCGAAGGGCTAATTTTATACTTAGAAAATTCAGAGTTAACCCCCACTACTGTAGCGCGATTTTTACTGTCGTTAAAACTAGCCGGTATATTTGACGACATTAACGGCATAATTATCGGCCGCAGTGAAATTACACAAGGCAAAAACCCCGAATTTGACTATCGCCACGCATTAAATGTAGCGCTTGGGGGCTGTATGTTTCCGGTTATTATAGATGCAGATATAGGCCATATTGCACCTAACTTAAATTTAATTAACGGTGCTACTTGCACATTAATTGCCGATATAAACGAAGGCAGAGTAATAAAAGCATCATTAAATACGTCGCTCTCTTAA
- the ribB gene encoding 3,4-dihydroxy-2-butanone-4-phosphate synthase produces the protein MIQSLLTQFGEPLTRVENAITALQQGQGVLVVDDENRENEGDFVFSAEHLTTAQMAEMIREGSGIVCLCMGEERIKQLDLPQMVTHNTSQNNTAYTITIEAKEGVTTGVSAADRVTTIKAATADNAKPEDLSRPGHVFGLKAKTGGVLVRRGHTEASVDLMQLAGLKPFGVICELTNPDGSMARLPEVSGYANKHNMPVVSIEDLVQYIQIAQQKVS, from the coding sequence ATGATTCAGTCTCTACTTACTCAATTTGGCGAGCCGTTAACGCGCGTCGAAAATGCCATTACCGCACTACAGCAAGGCCAAGGCGTATTGGTTGTTGATGACGAAAACCGTGAAAACGAAGGTGACTTTGTATTTTCAGCCGAGCATTTAACCACCGCCCAAATGGCTGAGATGATCCGCGAAGGCAGCGGCATTGTGTGTTTATGCATGGGGGAGGAGCGCATAAAACAGCTCGATCTACCGCAAATGGTTACTCATAACACCAGTCAAAACAATACCGCTTACACCATAACCATTGAGGCCAAAGAGGGCGTAACTACTGGCGTTTCTGCAGCCGATAGAGTTACAACGATTAAAGCCGCCACAGCCGACAATGCTAAACCTGAGGATTTATCGCGCCCAGGGCATGTATTTGGCTTAAAAGCTAAAACGGGTGGAGTACTGGTACGCCGTGGTCATACCGAAGCATCTGTAGATTTAATGCAACTTGCGGGTTTAAAGCCGTTTGGCGTTATTTGCGAGCTAACTAACCCCGATGGCTCAATGGCGCGTTTACCTGAGGTGAGCGGTTATGCAAATAAGCATAATATGCCAGTGGTATCGATAGAGGATTTAGTGCAGTACATTCAAATTGCACAACAAAAAGTAAGTTAA
- a CDS encoding nitroreductase family protein, producing MTHPIISDLEKRHTAKHYDAAKRISDHDLNVIYEAMRLSPSSINSQPWKFIVIESDQAKQRFHDSFANMFQFNQKHAKTASHIVLFAHKTNYTRDDYAHVIDTDIKNGRTQSENREQAFGAFAFVDMNTDEQGNNATWTKAQTYIALGNTMHAAARLGIDSTPMEGVDAQLLGEIFAKELDGYVCDVALALGYHDSAEDYNAKLPKSRLDAEQVIQVL from the coding sequence ATGACTCACCCTATTATTAGCGATTTAGAAAAACGCCACACGGCCAAACATTATGATGCAGCTAAACGTATTAGCGATCACGACCTTAACGTAATTTATGAAGCTATGCGTTTATCGCCTTCATCAATTAACTCACAACCGTGGAAGTTTATTGTTATTGAGTCTGATCAAGCTAAGCAACGTTTTCATGACAGCTTTGCAAATATGTTTCAGTTTAATCAAAAGCACGCAAAAACAGCATCGCATATTGTGCTTTTTGCTCACAAAACTAACTATACCCGTGATGATTACGCACACGTTATAGACACAGATATTAAAAATGGTCGCACGCAAAGCGAAAACCGTGAACAAGCTTTTGGCGCGTTTGCGTTTGTAGATATGAATACCGATGAGCAAGGCAATAATGCAACTTGGACTAAAGCGCAAACTTACATTGCACTTGGTAATACCATGCACGCAGCTGCTCGTTTAGGCATTGACTCTACCCCAATGGAAGGCGTAGATGCGCAGTTACTTGGTGAAATTTTTGCGAAAGAATTAGATGGTTACGTATGTGATGTCGCATTAGCGCTGGGCTATCACGATAGCGCTGAGGACTATAATGCTAAGTTACCTAAATCGCGTTTAGACGCTGAGCAAGTAATTCAGGTTTTATAA